A genomic window from Aquila chrysaetos chrysaetos chromosome 9, bAquChr1.4, whole genome shotgun sequence includes:
- the ORAI1 gene encoding calcium release-activated calcium channel protein 1 isoform X3, translating into MIWGLPTQQASCAKQVAMVEVQLDAEHDYPQGLLIAFSACTTVLVAVHLFALMISTCILPNIEAVSNVHNLNSVKESPHERMHRHIELAWAFSTVIGTLLFLAEVVLLCWVKFLPLKKKTDNPLQGNSSTITSGQAAAIASTSIMVPFGLIFIVFAVHFYRSLVSHKTDRQFQELNELAEFARLQDQLDHRGDTISSAVTHFA; encoded by the exons ATGATTTGGGGCCTACCTACACAACAAGCTTCCTGTGCAAAGCAG gtgGCTATGGTAGAAGTTCAGCTAGATGCAGAACATGACTACCCTCAAGGTCTCCTGATAGCCTTCAGTGCCTGTACTACTGTCCTTGTTGCAGTTCACCTTTTTGCACTCATGATAAGTACCTGCATTCTTCCAAATATAGAGGCTGTTAGCAATGTGCATAATCTCAACTCTGTAAAGGAATCTCCTCATGAGCGTATGCATCGGCACATTGAGCTTGCGTGGGCATTTTCTACTGTCATTGGGACTTTGCTCTTTCTTGCAGAGGTGGTGCTACTGTGCTGGGTGAAgtttcttcctttaaagaagaaaactgataaTCCACTCCAGGGCAACAGTTCTACCATCACATCAGGACAGGCAGCAGCCATTGCATCAACGTCTATTATGGTTCCCTTTGGTTTGATTTTCATTGTGTTTGCAGTCCACTTCTACAGGTCACTGGTGAGCCATAAAACAGACAGGCAGTTTCAAGAACTGAATGAACTTGCTGAATTTGCACGGCTCCAGGATCAGCTGGATCACAGAGGTGATACTATCTCCTCAGCTGTTACCCATTTTGCGTAA
- the MORN3 gene encoding MORN repeat-containing protein 3 — protein MLPAVNNMPIVKYRGATEPLWHEWDRKAQKCGLRHTVYAVNGDQYTGEWLDNLKHGKGTQVWKCTGAIYSGDWKFGKRDGYGSYSIPDPVTKDYKKVYTGWWKNDQKCGYGVTFYAGRKRYEGEWSGGLRSGWGRMYYRDGSIYEGQWLENKPNGQGMLRLPNENRYEGGWKGGKKHGPGKFFYLDKGQLFEGIWAADIPKCGILIDFGRDEAPAPTQYPIPKIELADPDGVLAEAQAMFDDSQN, from the exons ATGCTCCCAG cCGTGAACAATATGCCCATTGTAAAATACCGCGGGGCTACAGAGCCTCTCTGGCATGAATGGGacaggaaagcacagaaatgtgGATTAAGACACACGGTCTATGCTGTAAATGGGGATCAGTATACCGGCGAATGGCTGGACAACTTGAAGCATG GTAAAGGCACCCAGGTATGGAAATGCACCGGAGCTATTTATAGTGGTGACTGGAAGTTTGGGAAGAGGGATGGTTATGGCTCATACAGCATTCCTGACCCTGTAACCAAGGATTACAAGAAGGTGTACACAGGCTGGTGGAAAAATGACCAAAAATGT GGCTACGGGGTGACATTTTACGCCGGCAGAAAGCGCTATGAGGGCGAGTGGAGCGGTGGGCTGCGGAGCGGCTGGGGACGGATGTACTACCGAGACGGCTCCATCTACGAGGGGCAGTGGCTGGAGAACAAGCCCAACGGGCAGGGGATGCTGCGGCTGC CAAATGAAAATCGGTACGAAGGAGGTTGGAAAGGTGGAAAGAAGCATGGCCCAGGGAAATTTTTCTACTTGGATAAGGGACAGTTGTTTGAAGGTATCTGGGCAGCAGATATACCAAAATGTGGAATTCTGATTGACTTTGGCAGAGATGAAGCTCCTGCCCCTACTCAGTATCCAATCCCAAAG attgAACTAGCTGATCCAGATGGTGTTTTAGCAGAGGCCCAGGCAATGTTTGATGACAGCCAAAATTAA
- the ORAI1 gene encoding calcium release-activated calcium channel protein 1 isoform X2 → MSLNEHSMQALSWRKLYLSRAKLKASSRTSALLSGFAMVAMVEVQLDAEHDYPQGLLIAFSACTTVLVAVHLFALMISTCILPNIEAVSNVHNLNSVKESPHERMHRHIELAWAFSTVIGTLLFLAEVVLLCWVKFLPLKKKTDNPLQGNSSTITSGQAAAIASTSIMVPFGLIFIVFAVHFYRSLVSHKTDRQFQELNELAEFARLQDQLDHRGDTISSAVTHFA, encoded by the exons ATGAGCCTGAACGAGCACTCGATGCAGGCGCTGTCCTGGCGGAAGCTCTACCTGAGCCGCGCCAAGCTGAAAGCCTCCAGCCGCACCTCCGCGCTGCTCTCCGGCTTCGCCATG gtgGCTATGGTAGAAGTTCAGCTAGATGCAGAACATGACTACCCTCAAGGTCTCCTGATAGCCTTCAGTGCCTGTACTACTGTCCTTGTTGCAGTTCACCTTTTTGCACTCATGATAAGTACCTGCATTCTTCCAAATATAGAGGCTGTTAGCAATGTGCATAATCTCAACTCTGTAAAGGAATCTCCTCATGAGCGTATGCATCGGCACATTGAGCTTGCGTGGGCATTTTCTACTGTCATTGGGACTTTGCTCTTTCTTGCAGAGGTGGTGCTACTGTGCTGGGTGAAgtttcttcctttaaagaagaaaactgataaTCCACTCCAGGGCAACAGTTCTACCATCACATCAGGACAGGCAGCAGCCATTGCATCAACGTCTATTATGGTTCCCTTTGGTTTGATTTTCATTGTGTTTGCAGTCCACTTCTACAGGTCACTGGTGAGCCATAAAACAGACAGGCAGTTTCAAGAACTGAATGAACTTGCTGAATTTGCACGGCTCCAGGATCAGCTGGATCACAGAGGTGATACTATCTCCTCAGCTGTTACCCATTTTGCGTAA